A single Branchiostoma floridae strain S238N-H82 chromosome 11, Bfl_VNyyK, whole genome shotgun sequence DNA region contains:
- the LOC118425563 gene encoding splicing factor 3A subunit 1-like isoform X1: MPAVEVQSQAPPEPNEQPPPEPKKPTVGIIYPPPEVRNIVDKTASFVARNGPEFESRIRQNEINNPKFNFLNPNDPYHAYYQHKVTDIKEGKVQDSMIPKVTNLSQLQTSKPSQPQVVQETIVPKDPPAEFEFVADPPSISAYDLDIVKLTAQFVARNGRQFLTNLMNKEQRNYQFDFLRPQHSLFNYFTKLVEQYTKVLIPPKNLMSKLKKEGDNPREIMNQVKYRVEWEKFQERERKREEDERERERVAFLQIDWHDFVVVETVDFQPHEIANLPPPTTPDQLGARMLIQERMEKGHTAEPSEVEMEVEDMDEASSEDEDEGPPLPGTADTTEQDMDEGDSDVDEDAPTPPPQPPPEEALPQPPPLPPQPEEVQIRRDYDPKAARIQPPTIQDTTAWVVSPITGERIPVDKLQEHMRISLLDPRWVEEKQSSLKEKQSQEEVFAPGSAIDSSLKMLAERRTDIFGAGDEETRIGRKLGEEEKKTTKVTWDGHTASMEATTRAAQKNITLQEQIEAIHKAKGLTADEEKEKIGPAIPAQTTVEPTPTTSTMPTKPPVPLPTPQSTTIVHTPMAIPVPAPPKPPMPPQMLQQLRPHVNLIPRPPMPPQPPMLIARPPMVPPPMAQMARAAGFAFPPGTMPTQPPRPPMSMPQFVPAPPPVPAPPRPIIQERPPATEEPATKKQKTEDSLVSEEEFLKRNKGPVTFKIIVPKMDDKSEWNLNGQTLTFTLPVTDTVSVIKAKIHEALAMPAGKQKLQYEGIFIKDSNTLAFYNMTHGATIQLALKERGGRKK, translated from the exons CCTAATGAACAGCCCCCACCTGAGCCCAAGAAGCCCACAGTGGGTATCATCTACCCTCCGCCCGAGGTCAGGAACATCGTAGACAAGACCGCCAGCTTCGTGGCCAGGAACGGACCCGAGTTCGAGTCCCGGATCCGACAGAACGAAATCAACAACCCCAAGTTCAACTTCCTCAACCCAA atGACCCCTACCATGCCTACTACCAGCACAAGGTCACTGACATCAAGGAGGGCAAAGTTCAGGATTCCATGATCCCCAAGGTCACGAACTTGTCACAACTCCAGACTTCCAAG CCCTCTCAGCCACAGGTGGTACAGGAAACGATCGTCCCTAAAGATCCGCCAGCGGAGTTCGAGTTCGTGGCCGACCCTCCCTCCATCTCCGCGTACGACCTGGACATCGTGAAGCTGACGGCGCAGTTTGTCGCTCGTAACGGCCGCCAGTTTCTGACTAACCTGATGAACAAAGAACAGAGGAACTACCAGTTCGACTTTCTCCGGCCACAGCACAGCCTGTTTAACTACTTCACCAAGCTGGTAGAACAGTACACCAAG gttctcATCCCACCCAAGAACCTGATGTCCAAGCTGAAGAAGGAGGGAGACAACCCGAGGGAGATAATGAACCAGGTCAAGTACAGGGTGGAGTGGGAGAAGTTCCAGGAgcgagagaggaagagagaggaGGATGAACGAGAGAGGGAGAGGGTCGCCTTCCTGCAGATCGACTGGCATGACTTTGTGGTGGTGGAGACAGTGGACTTCCAGCCACATGAAATAG CTAACCTGCCCCCACCCACGACCCCTGACCAGCTGGGTGCCCGTATGCTGATACAGGAGCGTATGGAGAAGGGACACACCGCAGAGCCGTCCGAGGTGGAGATGGAAGTAGAAGATATGGACGAGGCCTCCTCAGAAGACG AAGATGAAGGTCCCCCATTGCCTGGTACAGCAGACACCACAGAACAGGATATGGATGAAGGG GACTCAGATGTGGACGAGGatgcccccacccccccaccacAGCCACCCCCCGAGGAGGCGCTCCCCCagccccctcccctccctcccCAGCCAGAGGAGGTACAGATCAGGAGAGACTACGATCCAAAAG CTGCCCGTATCCAGCCCCCCACCATCCAGGACACAACAGCGTGGGTGGTGTCCCCCATCACGGGGGAGAGGATCCCGGTAGACAAGCTGCAGGAGCACATGCGCATCAGCCTGCTGGACCCCCGCTGGGTGGAGGAGAAACAGAGCTCTCTCAAGGAGAAACAGTCGCAGGAGGAAGTCTTCGCTCCAG GATCTGCCATCGACAGCAGCCTGAAGATGCTGGCTGAGCGCCGTACCGATATCTTCGGTGCCGGCGACGAGGAGACGCGCATCGGTCGCAAGCTCggagaggaggagaagaagacgaCAAAGGTGACGTGGGATGGACACACCGCCAGTATGGAGGCCACGACAAGGGCCGCGCAGAAGAACATCACACTACAGGAGCAGATTGAGGCTATCCACAAGGCTAAGGGTCTCACAGCTGATGAAGAGAAGGAAAAGATTGGTCCCGCCATCCCCGCCCAGACAACAGTAGAGCCAACCCCCACTACGAGCACCATGCCCACCAAACCCCccgtccccctccccactccccAGTCAACCACTATTGTCCACACCCCTATGGCGATACCTGTTCCAGCCCCACCCAAACCCCCCATGCCGCCACAGATGTTACAGCAGCTGCGCCCCCATGTGAACCTCATCCCCCGACCCCCCATGCCACCCCAACCCCCCATGCTCATCGCCCGACCCCCTATGGTCCCACCCCCTATGGCTCAGATGGCGAGGGCGGCAGGGTTTGCCTTCCCCCCTGGCACCATGCCCACACAGCCGCCCCGCCCGCCCATGTCCATGCCACAGTTTGTCCCCGCCCCTCCCCCCGTCCCCGCACCCCCTCGCCCCATCATCCAAGAGCGCCCCCCTGCCACAGAAGAACCGGCAACTAAGAAACAGAAGACAGAGGACTCCCTGGTCTCAGAGGAGGAGTTCCTGAAGAGAAACAAGGGGCCGGTCACCTTCAAGATCATCGTGCCCAAGATGGACGACAAGAGCGAGTGGAACCTGAATGGACAGACTCTGACCTTCACCCTGCCTGTTACAGACACT GTGTCTGTTATCAAGGCTAAGATCCATGAGGCTTTGGCAATGCCTGCTGGGAAACAGAAGCTGCAGTATGAG
- the LOC118425563 gene encoding splicing factor 3A subunit 1-like isoform X2: MPAVEVQSQAPPEPNEQPPPEPKKPTVGIIYPPPEVRNIVDKTASFVARNGPEFESRIRQNEINNPKFNFLNPNDPYHAYYQHKVTDIKEGKVQDSMIPKVTNLSQLQTSKPSQPQVVQETIVPKDPPAEFEFVADPPSISAYDLDIVKLTAQFVARNGRQFLTNLMNKEQRNYQFDFLRPQHSLFNYFTKLVEQYTKVLIPPKNLMSKLKKEGDNPREIMNQVKYRVEWEKFQERERKREEDERERERVAFLQIDWHDFVVVETVDFQPHEIANLPPPTTPDQLGARMLIQERMEKGHTAEPSEVEMEVEDMDEASSEDEDEGPPLPGTADTTEQDMDEGDSDVDEDAPTPPPQPPPEEALPQPPPLPPQPEEVQIRRDYDPKAARIQPPTIQDTTAWVVSPITGERIPVDKLQEHMRISLLDPRWVEEKQSSLKEKQSQEEVFAPGSAIDSSLKMLAERRTDIFGAGDEETRIGRKLGEEEKKTTKVTWDGHTASMEATTRAAQKNITLQEQIEAIHKAKGLTADEEKEKIGPAIPAQTTVEPTPTTSTMPTKPPVPLPTPQSTTIVHTPMAIPVPAPPKPPMPPQMLQQLRPHVNLIPRPPMPPQPPMLIARPPMVPPPMAQMARAAGFAFPPGTMPTQPPRPPMSMPQFVPAPPPVPAPPRPIIQERPPATEEPATKKQKTEDSLVSEEEFLKRNKGPVTFKIIVPKMDDKSEWNLNGQTLTFTLPVTDTVSVIKAKIHEALAMPAGKQKLQYEGIFIKDSNTLAFYNMTHGATIQLALKERGGRKK, translated from the exons CCTAATGAACAGCCCCCACCTGAGCCCAAGAAGCCCACAGTGGGTATCATCTACCCTCCGCCCGAGGTCAGGAACATCGTAGACAAGACCGCCAGCTTCGTGGCCAGGAACGGACCCGAGTTCGAGTCCCGGATCCGACAGAACGAAATCAACAACCCCAAGTTCAACTTCCTCAACCCAA atGACCCCTACCATGCCTACTACCAGCACAAGGTCACTGACATCAAGGAGGGCAAAGTTCAGGATTCCATGATCCCCAAGGTCACGAACTTGTCACAACTCCAGACTTCCAAG CCCTCTCAGCCACAGGTGGTACAGGAAACGATCGTCCCTAAAGATCCGCCAGCGGAGTTCGAGTTCGTGGCCGACCCTCCCTCCATCTCCGCGTACGACCTGGACATCGTGAAGCTGACGGCGCAGTTTGTCGCTCGTAACGGCCGCCAGTTTCTGACTAACCTGATGAACAAAGAACAGAGGAACTACCAGTTCGACTTTCTCCGGCCACAGCACAGCCTGTTTAACTACTTCACCAAGCTGGTAGAACAGTACACCAAG gttctcATCCCACCCAAGAACCTGATGTCCAAGCTGAAGAAGGAGGGAGACAACCCGAGGGAGATAATGAACCAGGTCAAGTACAGGGTGGAGTGGGAGAAGTTCCAGGAgcgagagaggaagagagaggaGGATGAACGAGAGAGGGAGAGGGTCGCCTTCCTGCAGATCGACTGGCATGACTTTGTGGTGGTGGAGACAGTGGACTTCCAGCCACATGAAATAG CTAACCTGCCCCCACCCACGACCCCTGACCAGCTGGGTGCCCGTATGCTGATACAGGAGCGTATGGAGAAGGGACACACCGCAGAGCCGTCCGAGGTGGAGATGGAAGTAGAAGATATGGACGAGGCCTCCTCAGAAGACG AAGATGAAGGTCCCCCATTGCCTGGTACAGCAGACACCACAGAACAGGATATGGATGAAGGG GACTCAGATGTGGACGAGGatgcccccacccccccaccacAGCCACCCCCCGAGGAGGCGCTCCCCCagccccctcccctccctcccCAGCCAGAGGAGGTACAGATCAGGAGAGACTACGATCCAAAAG CTGCCCGTATCCAGCCCCCCACCATCCAGGACACAACAGCGTGGGTGGTGTCCCCCATCACGGGGGAGAGGATCCCGGTAGACAAGCTGCAGGAGCACATGCGCATCAGCCTGCTGGACCCCCGCTGGGTGGAGGAGAAACAGAGCTCTCTCAAGGAGAAACAGTCGCAGGAGGAAGTCTTCGCTCCAG GATCTGCCATCGACAGCAGCCTGAAGATGCTGGCTGAGCGCCGTACCGATATCTTCGGTGCCGGCGACGAGGAGACGCGCATCGGTCGCAAGCTCggagaggaggagaagaagacgaCAAAGGTGACGTGGGATGGACACACCGCCAGTATGGAGGCCACGACAAGGGCCGCGCAGAAGAACATCACACTACAGGAGCAGATTGAGGCTATCCACAAGGCTAAGGGTCTCACAGCTGATGAAGAGAAGGAAAAGATTGGTCCCGCCATCCCCGCCCAGACAACAGTAGAGCCAACCCCCACTACGAGCACCATGCCCACCAAACCCCccgtccccctccccactccccAGTCAACCACTATTGTCCACACCCCTATGGCGATACCTGTTCCAGCCCCACCCAAACCCCCCATGCCGCCACAGATGTTACAGCAGCTGCGCCCCCATGTGAACCTCATCCCCCGACCCCCCATGCCACCCCAACCCCCCATGCTCATCGCCCGACCCCCTATGGTCCCACCCCCTATGGCTCAGATGGCGAGGGCGGCAGGGTTTGCCTTCCCCCCTGGCACCATGCCCACACAGCCGCCCCGCCCGCCCATGTCCATGCCACAGTTTGTCCCCGCCCCTCCCCCCGTCCCCGCACCCCCTCGCCCCATCATCCAAGAGCGCCCCCCTGCCACAGAAGAACCGGCAACTAAGAAACAGAAGACAGAGGACTCCCTGGTCTCAGAGGAGGAGTTCCTGAAGAGAAACAAGGGGCCGGTCACCTTCAAGATCATCGTGCCCAAGATGGACGACAAGAGCGAGTGGAACCTGAATGGACAGACTCTGACCTTCACCCTGCCTGTTACAGACACT GTGTCTGTTATCAAGGCTAAGATCCATGAGGCTTTGGCAATGCCTGCTGGGAAACAGAAGCTGCAGTATGAG GGAATCTTCATCAAAGATTCCAATACGCTGGCTTTCTACAACATGACTCATGGAGCAACTATCCAACTGGCACTGAAGGAGAGAGGAGGAAGGAAGAAGTAG